Proteins encoded in a region of the Solanum dulcamara chromosome 9, daSolDulc1.2, whole genome shotgun sequence genome:
- the LOC129902988 gene encoding probable carbohydrate esterase At4g34215, producing the protein MSQVCLNFKRTMIPFLWLILLTHIRWVNTADLANVSTSQVQNIFILAGQSNMSGRGGVINHGQNGLVNETWDGVIPPECQSNPNILRLNAGFQWVEAQEPLHQDIDLGKVCGVGPGMSFANSVLKRDPSIGVIGLVPCAIGGTNISEWARGGVLYNHMIRRTEAALQGGGKLQALLWYQGESDTETLEDAKLYRFRLKRLFKNVLRDLQSPTLPVIQVALASSIGSYMEQVRKAQLSVNLPNVRTVDAKGLPVGMDYVHITTLAQVHLGQMLADTFLQTQTTQAVLLPIQTDSVTSHAPKSCSNFAMDLLLSPFR; encoded by the exons ATGTCACAAGTTTGCCTCAATTTCAAGAGAACAATGATTCCCTTTCTTTGGTTAATACTTCTAACACACATCAGGTGGGTGAATACAGCAGATCTAGCAAATGTTTCAACTTCACAGGTTCAAAACATATTCATATTAGCCGGACAAAGCAACATGTCCGGCCGTGGCGGTGTCATTAATCATGGACAAAATGGCCTGGTTAATGAGACATGGGATGGTGTTATTCCACCAGAATGTCAATCCAACCCAAACATCCTTAGGCTGAATGCAGGATTTCAATGGGTTGAGGCTCAAGAACCACTTCACCAAGACATAGATTTGGGTAAAGTTTGTGGAGTTGGGCCAGGTATGTCATTTGCCAATTCAGTTCTGAAAAGAGATCCAAGTATTGGAGTGATTGGTTTGGTGCCTTGTGCTATTGGTGGAACAAATATCAGTGAGTGGGCTCGTGGGGGTGTTCTGTATAATCATATGATAAGGAGAACAGAAGCTGCTTTGCAAGGAGGTGGGAAACTTCAAGCTTTGCTGTGGTACCAAGGTGAGAGTGATACAGAGACACTTGAGGATGCCAAATTGTACAGATTTAGATTGAAGAGATTATTCAAGAATGTGCTCCGTGATCTACAGTCACCTACATTGCCTGTGATTCAG GTGGCATTGGCATCATCTATAGGGTCTTATATGGAGCAGGTTAGAAAAGCTCAACTGAGTGTTAATCTTCCAAATGTGAGAACTGTTGATGCCAAAGGACTCCCTGTAGGGATGGATTATGTGCACATTACCACACTAGCACAAGTCCATCTTGGTCAGATGCTGGCTGATACCTTCCTTCAGACTCAGACTACTCAGGCAGTTCTTCTCCCTATTCAGACAGATTCAGTGACTAGTCATGCCCCCAAAAGTTGCTCAAATTTTGCTATGGATCTTTTACTTAGTCCGTTTCGATAA
- the LOC129903982 gene encoding uncharacterized protein LOC129903982, with protein MQFSQYIHLLRGKNTFYNPKVGVNQNTFSAPSIRIELIGKAAESAKTERKMEEITSARKTAEVLKPKVAIQCAKSAILISSLKNTTLNYANLNQNKNEENLKEVVELKMEIVKEKLKNKRLKLCSVTELLIQVIVLLSVWTMLLLLALN; from the exons ATGCAATTTTCACAATATATACACCTTTTGCGAGGGAAAAATACTTTTTACAATCCTAAAGTTGGCGTGAACCAGAACACTTTCTCCGCCCCTTCCATTCGAATCGAACTCATTGGAAAAGCAGCAGAGAGCGCGAAAACAGAGAGAAAAATGGAGGAAATCACAAGTGCAAGAAAAACAGCTGAGGTTCTCAAGCCAAAAGTCGCAATTCAATGTGCTAAATCTGCAATTCTCATCTCATCCCTGAAAAATACTACTCTCAATTATGCGAATCTTAACCAAAACAAG AATGAAGAGAATTTGAAAGAGGTGGTGGAATTGAAGATGGAGATAGTGAAGgagaaattgaagaataagaGGCTCAAACTCTGCAGTGTTACGGAGCTATTGATTCAAGTTATCGTTTTACTCTCTGTTTGGACCATGCTGCTGTTGCTGGCCTTGAATTGA